Proteins encoded by one window of Streptomyces sp. LX-29:
- a CDS encoding SDR family oxidoreductase has protein sequence MVNTPDRTLSGKVAFVGGASRNLGGLISTTLGAEGALVAVHYNSDSSRAKAEDVVARINAGPGEAFAIQGDLTRVAEVERVFDEVLNRFGKLDYSINTAGMVLKKPLTEITEEEYDRMFAVNSKAAFFVMREAARRMEDGGKIITIVTSLLAAYTGLYSSYAGSKAPVEHFTRALSKELFGRNISVNSIAPGPMDTPFFYPAEDEDSVAYHKSSAMNGDLTKIEDIVPWVRHLLTDGWWANGQTLFLNGGYTTR, from the coding sequence ATGGTCAACACCCCCGACAGGACGCTGAGTGGCAAGGTCGCCTTCGTGGGCGGCGCGTCGCGCAACCTCGGCGGGCTGATCAGTACGACCCTGGGGGCCGAGGGCGCCCTCGTGGCGGTGCACTACAACAGCGACTCCTCCCGGGCCAAGGCCGAGGACGTGGTCGCGCGGATCAACGCGGGCCCAGGGGAGGCGTTCGCGATCCAGGGCGACCTGACCCGGGTCGCCGAGGTCGAGCGGGTCTTCGACGAGGTCCTCAACCGGTTCGGGAAGCTGGACTACAGCATCAACACCGCCGGCATGGTCCTGAAGAAGCCGCTGACCGAGATCACGGAAGAGGAGTACGACCGCATGTTCGCGGTCAACTCCAAGGCCGCGTTCTTCGTGATGCGCGAGGCGGCCCGGCGTATGGAGGACGGTGGGAAGATCATCACCATCGTCACCTCGCTGCTGGCCGCCTACACCGGGCTGTACTCCTCCTACGCCGGCAGCAAGGCTCCGGTGGAGCACTTCACCCGGGCGCTGTCGAAGGAGCTGTTCGGTCGGAACATCTCGGTCAACAGCATCGCGCCGGGGCCGATGGACACCCCGTTCTTCTACCCGGCCGAGGACGAGGACTCCGTCGCGTACCACAAGTCGTCGGCGATGAACGGCGACCTGACGAAGATCGAGGACATCGTGCCCTGGGTCCGCCATCTGCTGACCGACGGCTGGTGGGCCAACGGCCAGACGCTCTTCCTCAACGGCGGCTACACCACCCGCTGA
- a CDS encoding LysR family transcriptional regulator yields the protein MVDDAGVAVEAMRQLPDLGRLRLLVELHRLGTMAAVAEGTGYGTSAVSKHLAVLEQEVGVPLLTPVGRRVRLTPAGERLVEHAVGILAAVEEARAELHGEAEPVGRVRLATFFTAVEPVVLPALSRLRRRHPRVEVEVNEHEPEHTVELLRSGGIDLGVVYDYSRVPRTLPPELSARQFEEQPLYLAVPADHPHADRPIAVSGLADFATTGWIANSRGTDDDELVQRVCAFAGFAPRIAHRVDSLHLVNSLVGAGLGVALLAESGIERGRRGVAFRVLDPLAGTRRSFLVARAGQWSWPPIAALAEMITRAR from the coding sequence ATGGTGGACGATGCCGGGGTGGCGGTAGAGGCGATGCGACAGCTCCCGGACCTGGGCCGGCTCCGACTGCTGGTCGAGCTGCACCGGCTCGGCACCATGGCCGCGGTGGCGGAGGGCACCGGGTACGGGACGTCGGCGGTCTCCAAGCACCTGGCCGTGCTGGAGCAGGAGGTCGGAGTGCCGCTGCTCACCCCGGTCGGCCGCCGGGTGCGGCTGACGCCGGCGGGGGAGCGCCTGGTCGAGCACGCCGTGGGCATCCTCGCCGCGGTCGAGGAGGCCCGGGCGGAGCTGCACGGCGAGGCGGAGCCCGTCGGACGGGTCCGGCTGGCGACCTTCTTCACGGCGGTCGAACCGGTGGTGCTGCCCGCCCTGTCCCGGCTGCGGCGCAGGCATCCGCGGGTCGAGGTGGAGGTGAACGAGCACGAGCCGGAGCACACCGTGGAGCTGCTGCGCTCCGGCGGCATCGACCTCGGCGTGGTCTACGACTACAGCCGGGTGCCGCGCACGCTGCCGCCCGAGCTCAGCGCCCGGCAGTTCGAGGAGCAGCCGCTGTACCTCGCCGTCCCTGCGGATCATCCGCACGCCGACCGACCCATCGCCGTGTCCGGGCTGGCGGACTTCGCCACCACCGGCTGGATCGCCAACTCGCGCGGCACCGACGACGACGAGCTGGTGCAGCGCGTGTGCGCGTTCGCCGGCTTCGCGCCGCGGATCGCCCACCGCGTGGACAGCCTGCACCTGGTCAACAGTCTGGTCGGCGCGGGGCTCGGGGTGGCGCTGCTCGCCGAGTCCGGCATCGAGCGGGGACGGCGGGGCGTGGCCTTCCGGGTGCTGGATCCGCTCGCCGGCACCCGCCGCAGCTTCCTGGTCGCGCGCGCCGGCCAGTGGTCGTGGCCACCCATCGCCGCCCTCGCCGAGATGATCACCCGAGCCCGGTGA
- a CDS encoding sensor histidine kinase: protein MAHAERATDGEGQRGPRAGERLTAALRSVPRALREDLWTVARDPLPRFRLLGWLPHVHVVLFAVGMLLLNLDQRPSTVEPSAAVWLIVVVQSATVVLALVRPVPAWWLSTIGFFVTVAAQPHGASWPSNAAAVALHTMILLLLSLRVRLRVAVEALALTIASGLASAAVTVQAQHQNVMSCAVFFTTAVIVGASLRTGRVARRRLVEQEVLTAEERARRTLLEERGRIARELHDVVAHHMSVISIQAQVAPHLVRDPSEELKENLAGIRQNAVEALTELRRVLGVLRSEEASAEGERHTPQPTLDRLDELIGNVRGAGLTVTAETTGAPRALSPGLELSAFRIVQEALSNAMRHAPGSQVKVALAYHPAGLTVGVSNTAPDRPGPPSTGAGHGLLGMRERAALLGGDLATGPTPDGGYEVTAFLPAPAPAVAGRSTDPV from the coding sequence GTGGCGCACGCGGAACGCGCGACGGATGGGGAAGGGCAGCGCGGGCCGAGGGCCGGCGAACGCCTGACGGCCGCCCTGCGGTCGGTGCCCCGCGCCCTGCGGGAGGACCTGTGGACGGTGGCCCGCGATCCGCTGCCCCGGTTTCGGTTGCTGGGGTGGTTGCCCCACGTGCACGTGGTGCTGTTCGCGGTGGGGATGCTCCTCCTCAACCTCGACCAGCGTCCCTCGACGGTCGAGCCTTCGGCAGCCGTGTGGCTCATCGTCGTGGTCCAGTCGGCGACCGTGGTCCTCGCCCTGGTCCGCCCGGTGCCCGCCTGGTGGCTGTCGACGATCGGGTTCTTCGTGACCGTGGCGGCGCAGCCGCACGGCGCTTCATGGCCCTCGAACGCGGCGGCTGTCGCGCTGCACACCATGATCCTGCTCCTCCTCTCGCTGCGGGTCCGGCTCCGGGTCGCCGTCGAGGCGCTGGCCCTCACCATCGCCTCGGGACTGGCCTCCGCCGCCGTCACCGTCCAGGCGCAGCATCAGAACGTCATGAGCTGCGCGGTGTTCTTCACGACGGCGGTGATCGTCGGCGCCTCGTTGCGCACCGGGCGGGTGGCTCGCAGGCGGCTGGTCGAGCAGGAGGTCCTCACCGCCGAGGAGCGGGCCCGGCGCACCCTGCTGGAGGAGCGCGGTCGCATCGCCCGTGAGCTGCACGACGTGGTCGCCCACCACATGTCGGTGATCTCCATTCAGGCGCAGGTCGCCCCGCACCTGGTGCGGGATCCGTCGGAGGAGCTGAAGGAGAATCTCGCCGGCATCCGCCAGAACGCCGTCGAGGCGCTCACCGAACTGCGCCGGGTGCTGGGCGTGCTGCGCTCCGAGGAGGCGTCCGCCGAGGGCGAGCGGCACACCCCGCAGCCCACCCTCGACCGGCTGGACGAGCTGATAGGGAACGTCCGCGGTGCTGGGCTCACGGTCACCGCCGAGACCACGGGCGCTCCGCGGGCGCTGTCGCCGGGGCTGGAGCTGTCGGCGTTCCGCATCGTCCAGGAGGCGCTCAGCAACGCGATGCGGCACGCACCCGGTTCCCAGGTGAAGGTCGCTCTCGCCTACCATCCCGCGGGGCTGACGGTGGGGGTGTCCAACACGGCGCCCGACCGGCCCGGCCCGCCCTCGACCGGCGCAGGGCACGGTCTCCTGGGCATGCGCGAGCGCGCCGCCCTGCTCGGCGGCGACCTCGCCACCGGCCCCACCCCGGACGGCGGCTACGAGGTGACCGCCTTCCTCCCCGCTCCCGCCCCCGCCGTCGCGGGGCGTTCCACCGACCCCGTGTGA
- a CDS encoding AraC family transcriptional regulator, whose protein sequence is MVHTGRSANLRWSADGTACRERFHAGEALVNPAGWASRPRWQDDVELLLLAMEPAWLEKLAAEEGAEGGFELAPRFHFTDPLLTMLVERLVTEFERPGAPDALYTESLVQAAAALVMRACGSTAGPPEREGGLPPRRLAEVLDFIHANLASRIRLADLAGVAGVSASHFTRAFKASVGESPHRYVTQLRLERARRALLTTNRPIADIALEHGFADQSHLTRMMRRHTGTTPGLLRDGHGQR, encoded by the coding sequence GTGGTCCATACCGGACGGTCCGCGAATCTGCGCTGGTCCGCCGACGGTACGGCCTGCCGGGAGCGGTTTCACGCCGGGGAGGCGCTGGTCAACCCGGCGGGGTGGGCCTCGCGGCCGCGGTGGCAGGACGATGTCGAGCTGTTGCTGCTGGCCATGGAACCGGCGTGGCTGGAGAAGCTGGCCGCGGAGGAGGGCGCGGAGGGCGGGTTCGAGCTGGCGCCCCGCTTCCACTTCACCGATCCGTTGCTGACGATGCTGGTCGAACGACTGGTGACCGAGTTCGAGCGGCCCGGCGCGCCCGACGCCCTCTATACGGAGTCCTTGGTGCAGGCCGCGGCCGCCCTGGTCATGCGGGCGTGCGGGAGCACGGCGGGCCCTCCGGAGCGCGAGGGCGGGCTGCCGCCGCGGCGGCTGGCCGAGGTCCTGGACTTCATCCACGCCAACCTGGCCTCCCGCATCCGGCTCGCGGACCTCGCCGGGGTCGCCGGGGTCAGTGCCTCGCACTTCACCCGGGCGTTCAAGGCGTCGGTGGGGGAGTCCCCGCACCGATATGTGACGCAGTTGCGGCTGGAGCGGGCCCGGCGGGCTCTGCTGACCACGAACCGACCGATCGCGGACATCGCCCTGGAGCACGGTTTCGCCGACCAGAGCCATCTGACGCGGATGATGCGACGCCACACCGGCACCACTCCGGGCCTGCTGCGGGACGGCCACGGGCAGCGCTGA
- a CDS encoding penicillin acylase family protein, whose translation MRLRHRLRALTVGGLAVLTGASMLPATAADATARAGERASGGGLSAVIRYTEYGIPHIVAKDYANLGFGTGWAQAADQICTLADGFVTVRGERSRHFGADGRTDGSLSSAGTNLSSDLFFAGIRDTRTVEKMLAQPAPAGPSRQSKELMRGWAAGYNAWLAKNRIDDPKCRGKDWVRPITTVDVARRGYALILLSGQGLAVDGITDARPPAGVAARTASLPEDPAAAARAVLSARNSGMGSNAVAFSGATTAGKRGLLLGNPHYPWQGGRRFWQAQQTIPGELDVSGGSLLGSPVVQIGYNADVAWSHTVATGVPLSLHELKLVPGDPRAYLVDGKAQRMTERTVTVPVRAKDGTVSRVTRTQWWTRHGPVVTGLGREFPLPWTKGSAYALNDPNAAQLRFTDTSLGFGTSRSVRDIQRTLSRTQGLPWVNTVAADSGGHSLYTQSQVLPRVTDALAESCSTALGRQTYPGMGLAVLDGSRGGCAFGRDSDALQPGVFGPSRMPTLVDAPYAENSNDSPWLTNADRPLTGYPRIFGDTGTSRSLRTRGAVEDVSALAKRGGLTVADLQRQQFADRSPTGALTAGDAAAACAELPAGRATGSDGTVVDVSAACRVLARWDRTMRTGSKGALLFERFAGRLVAQVPEAELWRVPFDPAKPLTTPNTLNTGHPAFARALADTVAELRAAKIALDAPLGRHQFVERNGKRIPIGGGPEALGVWNMIDADWDPARGGYAEVPFGSSYIQAVGFDGGPCPIARTVLSYSQSADPGSPHYSDQTELFSAGRMVTARFCEKDILASPQLRVVRVSQR comes from the coding sequence TTGCGTTTACGTCATCGTCTGCGCGCCCTGACCGTCGGCGGACTCGCCGTGCTGACCGGGGCCTCGATGCTGCCGGCCACCGCGGCCGACGCCACGGCCCGCGCCGGGGAGCGCGCGTCCGGCGGCGGACTGTCCGCCGTGATCCGCTACACCGAGTACGGCATTCCCCACATCGTCGCCAAGGACTACGCGAACCTCGGCTTCGGCACCGGCTGGGCCCAGGCCGCCGACCAGATCTGCACACTCGCCGACGGGTTCGTCACCGTACGCGGGGAGCGCTCCCGCCACTTCGGCGCCGACGGCAGAACCGACGGGTCGCTGTCGAGCGCCGGCACCAACCTCTCCAGCGACCTGTTCTTCGCCGGCATACGCGACACGCGGACCGTCGAGAAGATGCTCGCCCAGCCGGCGCCGGCCGGCCCCTCCCGGCAGAGCAAGGAGCTGATGCGCGGCTGGGCCGCCGGCTACAACGCCTGGCTGGCGAAAAACAGGATCGATGATCCGAAGTGCCGGGGCAAGGACTGGGTCCGCCCGATCACCACGGTCGACGTGGCCCGGCGCGGCTACGCCCTGATCCTGCTGAGCGGTCAGGGCCTGGCGGTGGACGGCATCACCGACGCACGGCCGCCCGCCGGCGTCGCCGCGCGCACCGCGTCCCTCCCCGAGGACCCCGCGGCCGCCGCCCGTGCCGTCCTCTCCGCCCGCAACTCCGGCATGGGCTCCAACGCCGTCGCCTTCTCCGGCGCCACCACCGCCGGCAAGCGCGGACTGCTGCTCGGCAACCCCCACTACCCCTGGCAGGGTGGCCGTCGCTTCTGGCAGGCCCAGCAGACCATCCCCGGCGAACTCGACGTCTCCGGCGGCTCGCTGCTCGGCTCGCCCGTCGTCCAGATCGGCTACAACGCGGACGTCGCGTGGAGCCACACCGTCGCCACGGGCGTGCCGCTGAGCCTCCACGAGCTGAAGCTCGTCCCCGGCGACCCGCGCGCCTACCTGGTGGACGGCAAGGCGCAGCGGATGACCGAGCGCACCGTCACGGTGCCCGTACGGGCGAAGGACGGGACCGTCTCCCGGGTCACCCGCACCCAGTGGTGGACCCGGCACGGGCCCGTGGTGACCGGGCTGGGGAGGGAGTTCCCGCTGCCGTGGACCAAGGGCTCGGCGTACGCGCTCAACGACCCCAACGCGGCCCAACTGCGGTTCACCGACACCTCGCTGGGCTTCGGCACGTCGCGGAGCGTACGGGACATCCAGCGCACCCTGAGCCGCACCCAGGGCCTGCCGTGGGTGAACACCGTCGCCGCCGACTCCGGCGGGCACAGCCTCTACACCCAGTCGCAGGTGCTGCCGCGGGTCACCGACGCGCTCGCCGAGAGCTGCTCGACCGCGCTCGGCCGCCAGACGTACCCGGGCATGGGGCTCGCCGTGCTCGACGGCTCCCGCGGCGGCTGCGCCTTCGGCCGGGACTCCGACGCCCTGCAACCCGGGGTGTTCGGCCCGTCCAGGATGCCGACCCTGGTCGACGCGCCGTACGCGGAGAACTCCAACGACAGCCCCTGGCTGACCAACGCGGACCGCCCGCTGACCGGATACCCGCGGATCTTCGGCGACACCGGTACCAGCCGCTCGCTGCGGACGCGCGGCGCCGTCGAGGACGTCTCGGCCCTGGCGAAGCGCGGCGGGCTGACCGTGGCCGACCTTCAGCGGCAGCAGTTCGCCGACCGCTCACCCACCGGTGCCCTGACCGCCGGCGACGCGGCGGCGGCCTGCGCCGAGCTGCCGGCCGGGCGGGCGACCGGCAGCGACGGTACGGTCGTCGACGTCTCCGCGGCGTGCCGCGTCCTGGCCCGCTGGGACCGCACCATGCGCACGGGCAGCAAGGGCGCCCTGCTCTTCGAGCGCTTCGCCGGCCGCCTGGTCGCGCAGGTGCCGGAGGCGGAGCTGTGGCGTGTGCCCTTCGATCCGGCCAAGCCGCTGACCACGCCGAACACGCTCAACACCGGACACCCCGCCTTCGCCCGCGCGCTGGCGGACACCGTGGCCGAGCTGCGTGCCGCGAAGATCGCACTCGACGCCCCGCTGGGCCGGCACCAGTTCGTCGAGCGCAACGGCAAGCGCATCCCGATCGGGGGCGGCCCGGAGGCGCTGGGCGTCTGGAACATGATCGATGCCGACTGGGACCCGGCGCGCGGCGGTTATGCCGAGGTGCCGTTCGGATCCAGCTACATCCAGGCCGTGGGCTTCGACGGCGGCCCGTGCCCGATCGCCCGCACCGTGCTGTCGTACTCCCAGTCCGCCGACCCCGGATCGCCGCACTACAGCGACCAGACCGAGCTCTTCTCGGCCGGCAGGATGGTGACCGCCCGCTTCTGCGAGAAGGACATCCTGGCATCGCCACAGCTGCGTGTGGTTCGGGTGAGTCAGCGCTGA
- a CDS encoding GNAT family protein: MYAISLDDDGAELRPLEPWRADEFLAHMDRGREYIGQYVGLPDIVTDLESSRAYLQSYADKTATDTGRIHGIWVGDKLVGGVILRVMDVPQANAEAGCWLEPSAAGRGLVTRAVRLLIDWAVEERGIHRVEWHVSAANAASIAVARRLGMTKDGVLRESYAYRGKRHDMEVWSVLAPEWRAGRQAPQGS, from the coding sequence ATGTACGCGATATCCCTGGACGACGACGGTGCGGAGCTGCGCCCGCTCGAACCGTGGCGGGCCGATGAGTTCCTCGCCCACATGGACCGGGGACGGGAGTACATCGGGCAGTACGTCGGGCTGCCGGACATCGTCACGGACCTGGAGTCGAGCCGCGCGTACCTCCAGTCCTACGCGGACAAGACCGCGACCGACACCGGGCGGATCCACGGCATCTGGGTCGGCGACAAGCTGGTCGGCGGAGTCATCCTCCGGGTCATGGACGTCCCGCAGGCCAACGCCGAGGCGGGCTGCTGGCTGGAGCCGTCGGCCGCCGGCAGGGGCCTGGTCACCAGGGCCGTGCGCCTGCTCATCGACTGGGCCGTCGAGGAGCGCGGCATCCACCGCGTCGAGTGGCACGTCTCGGCGGCGAACGCGGCCAGCATCGCCGTGGCCCGGCGACTCGGGATGACCAAGGACGGCGTGCTGCGCGAGAGTTACGCCTACCGGGGGAAGCGGCACGACATGGAGGTCTGGTCGGTGCTCGCGCCGGAGTGGCGGGCCGGCAGGCAGGCGCCCCAAGGCTCCTGA
- a CDS encoding response regulator transcription factor, whose product MTSPIRVLIADDQMMVRQGFTVLLNAEPDIEVVGQAVDGLDAIAQVAELAPDVVLMDIRMPRLGGIEATQHITSPADAAVKVLVLTTFDLDEYVYEALRAGASGFLLKDASAAELAQAVRVVAAGEALLAPTVTKRLIAEFSRVTAAPRAPLKQRVGDLTDRETEVLSLIAQGLSNAEIATRLVVAEQTVKTHVSRILVKLGLRDRTQAAVFAYETGLVRPAGY is encoded by the coding sequence ATGACGTCCCCCATCCGCGTGCTGATCGCCGACGACCAGATGATGGTCCGTCAGGGGTTCACGGTGTTGCTCAACGCGGAGCCCGACATCGAGGTCGTCGGACAGGCCGTGGACGGCCTCGACGCCATCGCCCAGGTCGCCGAGCTGGCCCCGGACGTCGTCCTCATGGACATCCGCATGCCCCGCCTCGGCGGCATCGAGGCGACACAGCACATCACGTCCCCGGCCGACGCGGCCGTCAAGGTGCTCGTCCTGACCACCTTCGACCTGGACGAGTACGTGTACGAGGCGCTGCGCGCGGGCGCCTCCGGCTTCCTCCTCAAGGACGCCTCGGCCGCCGAGCTCGCCCAGGCCGTACGGGTGGTGGCCGCGGGTGAGGCACTGCTCGCCCCCACGGTCACCAAGCGCCTCATCGCCGAGTTCTCCCGGGTGACGGCCGCTCCCCGGGCCCCGCTCAAGCAGCGGGTGGGCGATCTGACCGACCGGGAGACCGAGGTCCTGTCGCTGATCGCCCAGGGCCTGTCCAACGCCGAGATCGCCACGCGCCTGGTGGTCGCGGAGCAGACCGTCAAGACCCATGTGAGCCGCATCCTGGTGAAGCTGGGCCTGCGCGACCGGACGCAGGCCGCGGTCTTCGCCTACGAGACGGGTCTGGTGCGCCCGGCCGGTTACTGA
- a CDS encoding acyltransferase, with translation MRELIRRIDAATPPGRDRAVDGLRAFAILGVVLGHWLVTALVADSGTIRGAGPLQRMPQLAPVSWVFQTLAVFFLVGGEVAARGHAAARAGGATYGQWVGARMARLFRPVAALLVVWALAGGAMLSSGVEWGTARTLCRLAVAPLWFLLVFAALTAATPLVAKVHPLWPLAAVLHVDLIRFGGLGGPDWLPWVNEAAGWMVPYCLGAAWARGALRSRRTGWTLLCGGVAATAVLVLGAGYPAAMVGVPGAEVSNLAPPTLAAVCFGLAQCGAALLLLGPLRRVLRRPAVWAAVALVNLSAMTVFLWHQTAMMAVTSLGLLAGRPLPGLHTVPDGAAWVITRIIWLPVFAVALLACWAAFHAYEQGGRGRGGGSLVVCGQRPARTAACRCPKSTK, from the coding sequence TGGGGCACTGGCTGGTGACGGCCCTGGTGGCCGACAGCGGCACGATACGCGGCGCCGGCCCGCTCCAGCGGATGCCCCAACTCGCCCCGGTCTCCTGGGTGTTCCAGACCCTGGCGGTCTTCTTCCTGGTGGGCGGGGAGGTCGCGGCGCGCGGCCACGCCGCGGCCCGGGCCGGCGGCGCGACCTACGGGCAGTGGGTCGGGGCCCGCATGGCGCGGCTGTTCCGGCCGGTCGCGGCCCTGCTGGTGGTGTGGGCCCTGGCGGGGGGCGCGATGCTCTCCTCCGGGGTGGAGTGGGGGACGGCGCGGACCCTGTGCAGGCTGGCGGTGGCCCCGCTCTGGTTCCTGCTGGTGTTCGCGGCGTTGACGGCGGCGACGCCGTTGGTGGCCAAGGTGCATCCGCTGTGGCCGCTGGCCGCGGTGCTCCATGTCGACCTGATCCGCTTCGGCGGCCTGGGCGGCCCCGACTGGCTGCCATGGGTCAACGAGGCTGCCGGCTGGATGGTGCCGTACTGCCTGGGCGCCGCCTGGGCGCGGGGCGCCCTGCGGTCCCGCAGGACGGGCTGGACACTGCTGTGCGGGGGTGTGGCCGCCACCGCCGTCCTGGTGCTGGGGGCCGGCTATCCCGCCGCGATGGTCGGCGTGCCCGGTGCCGAGGTCTCCAACCTCGCCCCGCCCACCCTGGCCGCCGTCTGCTTCGGTCTCGCGCAGTGCGGGGCGGCCCTGCTGCTGCTCGGTCCGCTGCGCCGGGTCCTGCGACGCCCCGCCGTCTGGGCGGCGGTGGCGTTGGTCAACCTGTCCGCCATGACGGTCTTCCTCTGGCACCAGACCGCGATGATGGCCGTGACCTCCCTCGGGCTGTTGGCGGGACGGCCGTTGCCCGGTCTGCACACCGTTCCCGACGGGGCCGCTTGGGTGATCACCCGGATAATCTGGCTGCCGGTGTTCGCGGTGGCGCTCCTCGCGTGCTGGGCCGCGTTTCACGCGTACGAGCAGGGCGGCAGGGGTCGGGGCGGCGGAAGCCTGGTGGTGTGCGGGCAACGGCCCGCACGGACGGCGGCGTGCCGATGCCCGAAGTCGACGAAGTGA
- a CDS encoding EamA family transporter, whose protein sequence is MPGPALLLVAMAVLHTGGALATELFGSLGPAGTTWLRLSFAAVMLLAFTGRSLWRVVRTASRADLLATCLLGAVSAGMMLLFSEAAARLPLGTATALEFLGPLAVAVAASRRPRELAWLGLAASGVLLLTSPWGGAASLAGVLFGLGSAACWALYVIGTAHVGSRFSAQHGLAISLAVATVVAAPFGAPGVVTGVTWETAAAAAGIAVLMPLVPFLLEMMALQRMGKTAYGTLAGLEPAVSMLAGVVLIAQTPDLQQLAGTVLVVVAGIGAARADASRA, encoded by the coding sequence GTGCCGGGGCCCGCGCTCCTCCTCGTCGCCATGGCCGTGCTGCACACCGGGGGCGCGCTGGCGACCGAGCTGTTCGGCTCCCTCGGCCCGGCCGGCACCACCTGGCTCCGTCTGTCCTTCGCCGCCGTGATGCTCCTCGCCTTCACCGGGCGGTCCCTGTGGCGCGTGGTACGGACGGCGTCCCGGGCCGACCTGCTGGCGACCTGTCTGCTGGGCGCGGTGAGCGCGGGCATGATGCTGCTGTTCTCCGAGGCCGCCGCCCGACTGCCGCTGGGCACCGCCACCGCCCTGGAGTTCCTGGGCCCGCTCGCCGTCGCCGTGGCGGCGTCACGGCGGCCCAGGGAGCTCGCCTGGCTCGGGCTGGCCGCCTCCGGGGTCCTGCTCCTCACCTCGCCCTGGGGCGGCGCCGCCAGCCTCGCCGGGGTCCTCTTCGGCCTGGGTTCCGCGGCCTGCTGGGCGCTCTACGTCATCGGCACCGCCCACGTGGGCAGCCGCTTCTCCGCCCAGCACGGGCTCGCCATCTCGCTGGCGGTCGCCACCGTGGTCGCCGCGCCGTTCGGCGCCCCCGGCGTCGTCACGGGCGTGACCTGGGAGACGGCCGCCGCCGCGGCGGGCATCGCCGTACTCATGCCGCTGGTGCCGTTCCTGCTGGAGATGATGGCTCTCCAGCGCATGGGGAAGACCGCCTACGGCACGCTGGCCGGGCTCGAACCGGCGGTGAGCATGCTGGCCGGTGTGGTCCTCATCGCCCAGACCCCCGACCTCCAGCAGCTCGCCGGCACCGTACTGGTGGTCGTCGCCGGCATCGGCGCCGCGCGCGCGGACGCGTCCCGGGCCTGA